Genomic window (Pongo abelii isolate AG06213 chromosome 4, NHGRI_mPonAbe1-v2.0_pri, whole genome shotgun sequence):
ccaggctagtcttgaactcctaggctcaagcaattcgcctgcctcggcctcccaaagtgctgggattacaggcatgagtcactttGCCTGGCCTCTTTCCTGAGATGCATGGTGCTTATGATAAGCACACATTATGTCTAGGTCCCTGCTTCAAGTGTGGCACTTTGGACACATGCTTCCCACATTCTGATTTTGTGCCAAAACCTATGAGATGATCGCAATGTGGGAATCATGGATGGCTGTGGAAAATCCTAACCCATTCGTAGTAGACAGGCAGAATCATGGAATGAAAAGGGCATGGTGTTCAGACTGAGGGAGATGTGACTATGAATCCCTGTTGtgtcccctttctttctctccacagAAATGGCACAGGGTGAAGCCCAGTGGTTTCAAGAGGCAAAGAATCTGAATGAGCAGCTGAGAGCAGCTTATACCAGCGCCAGTTTCCGCCACATGTCTTTGCTTGATATCTCTTCCGATCTGGCCACGGACCACTTGCTGGGCTGTGATCTGTCCATTGCTTCAAAACACATCAGCAAACCTGTGCAAGAGCCTCTGGTGCTGCCTGAGGTCTTTGCCAACTTGAACTCTGTCATGTGTGTGGAGGGTGAAGCTGGAAGTGGAAAGACGGTCCTCCTGAAGAAAATAGCTTTTCTGTGGGCATCTGGATGCTGTCCCCTGTTAAACAGGTTCCAGCTGGTTTTCTACCTCTCCTTTAGTTCCACCAGACCAGACCAGGGGCTGGCCAGTATCATCTGTGACCAACTCCTAGAGAAAGAAGGATCTGTTACTGAAATGTGCATGAGGAACATCCTCCAGCAGTTAAAGAATCAGGTCTTATTCCTTTTAGATGACTACAAAGAAATATGTTCAATCCCTCAAGTCATAGGAAAACTGATTCAAAAAAACCACTTGTCCCGGGCCTGCCTATTGATTGCTGTCCGTACAGACAAGGCCAGGGACATCCGCCGATACCTGGAGACGATTCTAGAGATCAAAGCATTTCCCTTTTATAATACTGTCTTTATATTACGGAAGCTCTTTTCACATAATATGACTCGTCTGCGAAAGTTTATGGTTTACTTTGGAAAGAACCAAAGTTTGCAGAAGATTCAGAAAACTCCTCTCTTTGTGGCGGCGATCTGTGCTCATTGGTTTCAGTATCCTTTTGACCCATCCTTTGATGATGTGGCTGTTTTCAAGTCCTATATGGAACGCCTTTTCTTAAGGAACAAAGCGACAGCTGAACTTCTTAAAGCAACTGTGTCCTCCTGTGGTGAGCTGGCCTTGAAAGGGTTTTTTTCGTGTTGCTTTGAGTTTAATGATGATGATCTCGCAGAAGCAGGGGTTGATGAAGACGAAGATCTAACCATGTGCTTGATGAGCAAATTTACAGCCCAGAGACTAAGACCATTCTACCGGTTTTTAAGTCCTGCCTTCCAAGAATTTCTTGCGGGGATGAGGCTGATTGAACTCCTGGAATCAGATAGGCAGGAACATCAAGATTTGGGACTGTATCATTTGAAACAAATCAACTCACCCATGATGACTGTAAGTGCCTACAACAATTTTTTGAACTATGTCTCCAGCCTCCCTTCAACAAAAGCAGGGCCCAAAATTGTGTCTCATTTGCTCCATTTAGTGGATAACAAAGAGTCATTGGAGAATATATCTGAAAATGATGACTACTTAAAGCACCAGCCAGAAATTTCACTGAAGATGCAGTTACTTAGGGGATTGTGGCAAATTTGCCCACAAGCTTACTTTTCAATGGTTTCAGAACATTTACTGGTTCTTGCCCTGAAAATTGCTTATCAAAGCAACACTGTTGCTGCGTGTTCTCCATTTGTTTTGCAATTCCTTCAAGGGAGAACACTGACTTTGGGTGCACTTAACTTACAGTACTTTTTCGACCACCCAGAAAGCTTGTCATTGTTGAGGAGCATCCACTTCTCGATACAAGGAAATAAGACATCACCCAGAGCACATTTTTCAGTCCTGGAAACATGTTTTGACAAATCACAGGTACCAACTATAGATCAGGACTATGCTTCTGCCTTTGAACCTATGAATGAATGGGAGCGAAATTTAGCTGAAAAAGAGGATGACGTAAAGAGCTATATGGATATGCAGCGCAGGGCTTCACCAGACCTTAGTACTGGCTATTGGAAACTTTCTCCAAAGCAGTACAAGATTCCCTGTCTCAAAGTCAATGTGAATGATATTGATGCTGTAGACCACGAGATGCTCGAGATTCTAATGACAGTTTTCTCAGCTTCACAGCGCATCGAACTCCATTTAAACCACAGCAGAGGCTTTATTGAAAGCATCCGCCCAGCTCTTGAGCTGTCTAAGGCCTCTGTCACCAAGTGCTCCATAAGCAAGTTGGAACTCAGTGCAGCCGAACAGGAACTGCTTCTCACCCTGCCTTCCCTGGAATCTCTTGAAGTCTCAGGGACAATCCAGTCACAAGGTATACCTGTATATATTTTGGATGACTATTCTgatgtataatttctttttcttactttaagTGGTTGAAAACTTCTGAGGCCGTGAAAGCATGAATGCTCATTGATagaatagatataaaataaaccTTCACTAATGTTTTTTTGACAGTAGCATGAATTAGTGAAAAGTCCTTGAATAATAAGTTTTCCAATAACtcagataaaatgaataaaatatttatattaaattattgaaGGTTCTTAATAAAGACATGAATTATCTGTTACTAGTAAAAGAATTAGCTATATGTAAGATGATGCTTAGAAATTACCTTCACCCTAGCTGCCTAAAGGAAGAAAGGCCTGTAGTCCctggcaaataaataaattaatgggaAATAATATCTTCATCTATTTGTGTCTTAACTCCTCTAAGCACTATTtgatagttttcagtgtagactTAACCcatctttcattaaatttatttctagatacTCATATCTTTTGAAAGTATTataaatgtcattaaaaatattttttcattttccaattgTTGCTAGTATTGCTTTGGTCTTAAGCAGTTTGACTGTTATATGCCTAGATGTGCTTTGCTTTGTATGTATCTTGCTTGAGGTGCACTGAACTTTTTTGGGATGTGTGGGTTGAGATTTaccaaatttagaaaatttttcaacttttttcaagtactttttattatggtaaaatacatgtaacaaaacttacattttaatcattttaagtgtacaactcagtggcattaagtgcattcactatgttgtacaaccatcaccactatccatctctagaaccttttcatcatcccaaactctgtacccattaaacaataaatcttcgggccaggcgcggtggctcacgcctgtaatcccagtactttgggaggccgaagagggtggatcgccagagctcaggagtttgagaccaccctgggcaacatggtgaaaccacgtctctactaaaatacaaaaaactagctgggcatggtggcatgtgcctgtagtcccagctactcgggaggatgaggcatgagaatcacttaagcctgggaggcagaggttgcagtgagcccagatcacgccactgcacttcagcttgggctactgagtgagactccgtctcaaaaaaaaaaaaaaaaaaatcttccctcccaccagcccctgataacttctcttctgtcttctgtctctatgaatttgcctcttCTAGATATTGTTTATAAGCAGAATCacttgtctggcttatttcactttgcatattGTTCAAGGTACATCATGTTGTAGCCTATATTGGAATTTCATTCCTTCACacgtactccataaatatgtacaattattatgtatcaacttTGAAAAGGAACTTCATCCTTTTTATAgctaatattccatggtatgtatacagcacattttgtttatccattctgctgctgagggacacttgggttgtttctaccttctggctatcataaataatgctgcaatgaacattggcATTATAAGTATCGGTTTAAGTTCTTGTTGTAAtcattttgggtatatacctagaagcagaattgctgattcatatggtagttctatgtttaactttttgaggaacttgcACAGTAGCTGCACCATCTTACATTCCCACTATTCATGTACAAAGGTTCAAattactccacatcctcttcagcacttgttaatttttgtttttgtttttgtggagacagagtctaactctgtcacccaggctggagtgcagtggcgagatcttggctcactgcaacctccacctctcgggttcaagcaattctcctgtctcagtctcctgagtagctgggactacaggtgtgcaccaccatacctggctaacttctgtatttttagtagagatggggtttcaccatgttgcccaagccagtctcgaactcctgagctcaggcagtccagccaccttggcctcctgaagtgctaggattacaggcatgagccaccatgcccggcctgtttttgttttcattgttgtttttcagacagtgtatcgctctattgcccaggctggagtgctgtggtgcaatcatggctcactgcagcctcaacctcttgagctcaagtgatcctcctgcctcagcctcctgagtagctgagactaccagcatgcaccaccgtgcctggataattttttattttttgtagagacagattcttgctatgttgcctagtctggtctttttctttttcttttttttgagatggagtcttgctctgtcccccaggctggagtgcagtggcgcaatctcggctcactgcaagctccacctcctgggttcacgccattctcctgcctcagcctcccaagtagctgggattacaagctcccgccaccatgcccagctaatttttgtatttttagtagatatggggtttcaccatgttggccaggctggtcttgaacgcctgacctcaggtgatccacccgcctcggcctcccaaagtgctgggattacaggcatgagccaccgtgcctggcccctagtctggtcttgaactcctgggctcaaatgatccacccaccttggccttccaaagtgctgggattacaggcataagccaccgcacccagcccattttgttTTGTGATGATCATAAAGCCATTCTAGTagttgtgaagtggtatctcattgtggttttgatttgcatttctctaatgcaaatcattaaaatgatgttaagtatcttttcactttttgaaaaaatatctatttgctcatttaaaaattgttgttgtttttgttgcattgtaagagttatttgtatattctggatttCAACCTGTTATCAGATatacagtttgaaaatatttttcccattccataggttgtcattttactttatttataacGTCCTTTGTGCacgaaagttttaaattttgacaaagtccaatttatctgttttttcttttattgctggtCCTTTTGGTGTCGtatctaagaatccattgccaaatccaaggtcacgAAGATTAactcctatgtttttttctaagagttgtGTGATTTcagcttttatatttaggtcgttgatccattttgagttgatttatttttacatgGTGAGGGATAGgaatccaacttcattctttcgcATGTGCAAATCCAGTTGTCCCcaaccatttgttgaagagatgctatatttcttttcttttttcttttttttttgagatggagtctcacactgtagcctgggctggagtgcaatggcgcgatcttggctcactgcaacctctgtctcccaggtttatgtgattctcccgcctcagcctcctgagtagctgggattacagatgcacaccaccacacccagctaatttttttttgtatttttagtagagacggggtttcactgtgttggccagactggtctcaaactcctgacctcatgatccgcccacctcggcctcccaaagtgctgggattacaggtgtgaggcaccgtgcctggccaagatgctatATTTCTTTTTGTGAGTCTGAAGAGTAGCACAGGGCTTCCCATACAGTGTGTAATCAGTAAATGCTGCAAACAGCAATATCTTcatatatgtattcttttttttttttttaaaaaaaaagaatgttttatggTATGTGGAAGGTTTGCATGTGAAAATAGCTGGATGAATCAAAATGACAGTTTTAAAATGTCCATTCAGAACTCTTTAGATTAATAATGGGAAACTGTGTGCTGCTTTCCAGACCAAATCTTTCCTAATCTGGATAAGTTCCTGTGCCTCAAAGAACTGTCTGTGGATCTGGAgggcaaaataaatgttttctcagTCATTCCTGAAGAATTTCCAAACTTCCACCATATGGAGAAATTATTGATCCAAATTTCAGCTGAGTATGATCCTTCCAAACTAGGTAAGGATGGCACTTTAATATACTTGTTTTTACATAAGTTGGAAAAGCTACTCGgccaataatttatttaatagttaaAGTTCCTGTGGTTCTAAGGCTGTAGCCTGTATCCATGGTAAATTGTGAGGAATAGCACTCTTTCTCATTAAGAAAGCAGAGCGCTGTTTGTAATTATTGAGCCTTTACTACACACTAGGAAGTATCCTATGCACTTCACAAATATGAACTCAGTCTTCATACCCACTCTAtgaagtactattattattattattattatttattttttttttttgagacagagtctcgctctgtcacccaggctggagtgcagtggcacgatctcggctcactgcaagctccacctcccaggtttgccattctcctgcctcagcctcccgagtagctgggactacaggcgcctgccaccacgcccagctaattttttgtatttttagtagagatgggatttcaccgtgttagccaggttggtcttgatctcctgacctcatgatctgcccacctcggcctcccaaagtgctaggattacaggcgtgagccaccgtgcccggccgaagtAAAGTACTATTATTAATGCTATTTTGTAGCTGGGAAAACTGAGACATAAAGAGATAAAGTAATTTGTAATATCCAGCTAAGGAAATGTAGATCTGTGACTCAAATACAGGAATTTTGACTCCAAAATCTGAGTTCTTAATCCCTAATataggccgggcctggtggctcacacctgtaatcccaccactttgggagaccgagaaggacagatcacctgaggtcaggagttcaagaccagcctgaccaacatggtgaaacctcgtctctactaaaaatgcaaaaattagctggcatggtggcatatgcctgtaatcccagctacttgagaggctgaagcaggagaattacctgaacccgggaggcagagattgcagtgtgagccgagatcgcgccattgtactccagcctggggaacaagagtgaaactccatctcagaaaaaaaaaaaaaaaagaaatccctaaTATAATGTTGCCACTCCAAAATAATTTGTagggttattttattttgtttttggttagGCTAGTCTTACATTGCAACTTGCAGATCTGCCAGCTCAGCAGGAAGGAAATCTGCTAATCCGTAGTCATTGGAAGTATTTCCCTGTTTCTCACCAGCCTATCCTAATAGTTCATGGAAACTGGTGCAGCCATCTTTCTGAAATACATCATTTAGCAAAATGACTTAGGCACCATCATTCCTTAACTTAGTAAACACTGAACACTAAAGATTGAAGAAATATACAACTCTATGGAATTGACATAAAGAGTTGCATGCAAAACttcattgttggccaggcacagtgactcacacctgtaatctcagcattttgggtggccgaggcgggaggatcgcctgagagcaggagttcaacaccaggctgggcaacatagcaagacatcgtctctactaaaaaaataaaaaattagccaagtatgatggtgtgcacctatagtccctagctactcagggggctggtaggatcacttgagtccagaaggtcaagcttgcaatgagctatgatcatgccactgcactccagcctcggtgatagagcaagaccctgtcacacacacacaaaatatatatatttgtgtgtgtgtgtgtgtgtgtgtgtgtgtgtgtgtatacatatatacaccgaAGCTGGAGGTGGTAGTTATATTTGTCAGCAATTTTTGCAACAAATTTAGGTTTTGCTTCAGAGTTGTCAttccttttatgtttcttttttttttgagacagagtctcactctgtcacccaggctggagtgcagtggcaccgtgttggctcactgcaacctccgtctcctgggttcaagcaattctcctgcctcagcctcccaagtagctgggattacaggcacccaccaccacgcccggctaatttttaaatatttttagtagagacggggtttcaccatgttggccaggccagtctcaaattactgacctcaggtgatccgcccacctcagcctcccaaagtactaggattacaggcgtgagccactatgcccggctgttTCTTTGtatagtattcttttttctttctttcttttttttctttttttttgagatgcagtcttgctctgttgcccaggctggagtttggtGGCGCAatatccgctcactgcaacctctgcctcctgggctcaagcgattttcctgccttggcctcccgagtagctgggattacaggtgcctgccacccacGCCTggcaaatgtttgtatttttagtaaagacagggtttcaccatgttggccaggctggtcttgagctcctgagctcagatgatccacccgcctcagcctcccaaagtgctgggattacaggcatgagccacagcacctggcctctttGTATTCTTATTATGTAAATGTCATGTACAAACTTAGAGTTATTAGATGTTAAAGCTGAAGGTGATGCTACTGAGTCAATGCCtgtattttatagaagagaaaactgTTACCCAGAGAGGGTCAATAATGTGTCAAAATTCACATTACTTGCTAGTTGCAGAACCTGAACCCAATCCCAGTGACCTGATTCTTAGATCATGACATCGTGGTACCTGGTTTTAATGAAGTAttattgaaacaaaataataaactacttggctaattttgatagaaatttgcagtattttctaatttctgaaaATCCTTGATCTTTTACagtaaaattaattcaaaattctCCAAACCTTCATGTTTTCCATCTGAAGTGTAACTTCTTTTCGGATTTTGAGTCTCTCATGACTATACTTGCTTCCTGTAAGAAACTCACAGAAATTAAGTTTTCGGATTCATTTTTTCAACCCGTCCCATTTGGTAAGAGTTATAATATTACAATTGtggtttaaaatgtttctatGGACACAGAGTCATATTAAGCACTCTATAAAAAGGGCCAtattttgaggctgggtgtggtggctcatgcctgtaatcccagcactttgggaagctgaggcaggaggctcgcttgagccctccatctctaaaaagctttaaaaaaatcagttgggcacagtggtacctgtagtcccagctactagggaagctaaggcaggaagattacttaagcccagaaggttgaagctgcagcgagctatgatggtaccaccgtactccagcctgggtgacagagaccttgtctctttaaaaaaagaaagaaagaaaagaaaaattgtttctcaaataataaagtatatgtgtttctagaattttcttttttacctttaaGCTCAGTTGGATTTgaaatttcttgaattttaatGACATTTCTAGTTATCAGAATTATTTTCTGAGCAAAAATTTGTTTTATCTAGTCATATGAATTCAATCTGAATTATTACATCAAtttctaatttcttcattttaaagatgttaCGCTTCGCTGTGAGAGATGTAGCTGACataactaaatttttattttccctttcataGTTGCCATTTTGccaaattttatttctctgaagatattaaaTCTTGAAGGCCAGCAATTTCCTGATGATGAAACATCGGAAAAATTTGGTATGTTTACAAAATAGTGCTTTTTACGTATTCTTATTCTCTTTCTGCCTAGAAtcctttttctcctattctgaATTAGCCACAAGGAAGCAAGATATGCATTAGCTACCCTTGCTTACCAGAACGAAGTGACAGTAATGCTCAACTTCTACCCACCAAATGCCTT
Coding sequences:
- the NAIP gene encoding baculoviral IAP repeat-containing protein 1 isoform X2, translating into MASAYCNDSIFAYEELRLDSFKDWPRESAVGVAALAKAGLFYTGIKDIVQCFSCGGCLEEGDDPLDNHTRCFPNCPFLQNMKSSAEVIPDLQSHGELCELLETTSESNPEDSIAVDPIVPEMAQGEAQWFQEAKNLNEQLRAAYTSASFRHMSLLDISSDLATDHLLGCDLSIASKHISKPVQEPLVLPEVFANLNSVMCVEGEAGSGKTVLLKKIAFLWASGCCPLLNRFQLVFYLSFSSTRPDQGLASIICDQLLEKEGSVTEMCMRNILQQLKNQVLFLLDDYKEICSIPQVIGKLIQKNHLSRACLLIAVRTDKARDIRRYLETILEIKAFPFYNTVFILRKLFSHNMTRLRKFMVYFGKNQSLQKIQKTPLFVAAICAHWFQYPFDPSFDDVAVFKSYMERLFLRNKATAELLKATVSSCGELALKGFFSCCFEFNDDDLAEAGVDEDEDLTMCLMSKFTAQRLRPFYRFLSPAFQEFLAGMRLIELLESDRQEHQDLGLYHLKQINSPMMTVSAYNNFLNYVSSLPSTKAGPKIVSHLLHLVDNKESLENISENDDYLKHQPEISLKMQLLRGLWQICPQAYFSMVSEHLLVLALKIAYQSNTVAACSPFVLQFLQGRTLTLGALNLQYFFDHPESLSLLRSIHFSIQGNKTSPRAHFSVLETCFDKSQVPTIDQDYASAFEPMNEWERNLAEKEDDVKSYMDMQRRASPDLSTGYWKLSPKQYKIPCLKVNVNDIDAVDHEMLEILMTVFSASQRIELHLNHSRGFIESIRPALELSKASVTKCSISKLELSAAEQELLLTLPSLESLEVSGTIQSQDQIFPNLDKFLCLKELSVDLEGKINVFSVIPEEFPNFHHMEKLLIQISAEYDPSKLVKLIQNSPNLHVFHLKCNFFSDFESLMTILASCKKLTEIKFSDSFFQPVPFVAILPNFISLKILNLEGQQFPDDETSEKFAYILGSLSNLEELILPTGDGIYRVAKLIIQQCQQLHCLRVLSFFKTLNDDSVVEIAKVAINGGFQKLENLKLSINHKITEEGYRNFFQALDNMPNLQELDISRHFTEVIKTQATTVKSLSQCVLRLPRLIRLNMLSWLLDADDIALLNVMKERHPQSKYLNILQKWILPFSPIIQK
- the NAIP gene encoding baculoviral IAP repeat-containing protein 1 isoform X1, translating into MATQQKASDERISQFDHDLLPELSALLGLDAVQFVKEIEEEEQKERAKMQKGYNSQMRSEAKRLKTFVTYEPYSSWIPQEMAAAGFYFTGVKSGIQCFCCSLILFGAGLTRLPIEDHKRFHPDCGFLLNKDVGNIAKYDIRVKNLKSRLRGGKMRYQEEEARLASFKNWPFYVQGISPCVLSEAGFVFTGKQDTVQCFSCGGCLGNWEEGDDPWKEHAKWFPKCEFLQSKKSSEEITQYIQSYQGFVDVTGEHFVNSWVQRELPMASAYCNDSIFAYEELRLDSFKDWPRESAVGVAALAKAGLFYTGIKDIVQCFSCGGCLEEGDDPLDNHTRCFPNCPFLQNMKSSAEVIPDLQSHGELCELLETTSESNPEDSIAVDPIVPEMAQGEAQWFQEAKNLNEQLRAAYTSASFRHMSLLDISSDLATDHLLGCDLSIASKHISKPVQEPLVLPEVFANLNSVMCVEGEAGSGKTVLLKKIAFLWASGCCPLLNRFQLVFYLSFSSTRPDQGLASIICDQLLEKEGSVTEMCMRNILQQLKNQVLFLLDDYKEICSIPQVIGKLIQKNHLSRACLLIAVRTDKARDIRRYLETILEIKAFPFYNTVFILRKLFSHNMTRLRKFMVYFGKNQSLQKIQKTPLFVAAICAHWFQYPFDPSFDDVAVFKSYMERLFLRNKATAELLKATVSSCGELALKGFFSCCFEFNDDDLAEAGVDEDEDLTMCLMSKFTAQRLRPFYRFLSPAFQEFLAGMRLIELLESDRQEHQDLGLYHLKQINSPMMTVSAYNNFLNYVSSLPSTKAGPKIVSHLLHLVDNKESLENISENDDYLKHQPEISLKMQLLRGLWQICPQAYFSMVSEHLLVLALKIAYQSNTVAACSPFVLQFLQGRTLTLGALNLQYFFDHPESLSLLRSIHFSIQGNKTSPRAHFSVLETCFDKSQVPTIDQDYASAFEPMNEWERNLAEKEDDVKSYMDMQRRASPDLSTGYWKLSPKQYKIPCLKVNVNDIDAVDHEMLEILMTVFSASQRIELHLNHSRGFIESIRPALELSKASVTKCSISKLELSAAEQELLLTLPSLESLEVSGTIQSQDQIFPNLDKFLCLKELSVDLEGKINVFSVIPEEFPNFHHMEKLLIQISAEYDPSKLVKLIQNSPNLHVFHLKCNFFSDFESLMTILASCKKLTEIKFSDSFFQPVPFVAILPNFISLKILNLEGQQFPDDETSEKFAYILGSLSNLEELILPTGDGIYRVAKLIIQQCQQLHCLRVLSFFKTLNDDSVVEIAKVAINGGFQKLENLKLSINHKITEEGYRNFFQALDNMPNLQELDISRHFTEVIKTQATTVKSLSQCVLRLPRLIRLNMLSWLLDADDIALLNVMKERHPQSKYLNILQKWILPFSPIIQK